In Caproicibacterium amylolyticum, a genomic segment contains:
- a CDS encoding ATP-dependent helicase: MNERQREAVFSVNGPLLVLAGAGSGKTTVLVNRIANIIRYGSAYADGTAELNNTDTEAVNAFLADGTPLPDSTRQHLAVNPSAPWQILAITFTNKAAGELKQRLVDMLGDAGNDVWASTFHSSCARMLRQYGDRLGYSTHFTIYDTDDSKRLMKNCLKEMNVDEKVLACKTVLSEISHAKDSLIGPKEYAQSAGNDNRLTTIAQAYQMYQQRLMEADAMDFDDLIINTVKLLEQNSDVLAYYQRKFHYIMVDEYQDTNHAQYVMIKLLAQKSGNLCVVGDDDQSIYKFRGATIENIMSFESTFPNAKVIRLEQNYRSTKTILDAANAVISNNTERKGKTLWTENPQGEKIQTHTALNEQDEADYIGKQILDGVEKGRKFSDYAILYRMNTQSSALEKNFVKSGIPYRIIGGLRFYERKEIRDMIAYLSVINNPSDEIRLRRIINQPKRSIGDKTLSVASEIAGQIHDSVFYVIAHADEFEPLKRTAPKLLQFAEIMQGFMAMNEDENSSLRELYDEILSKTGYIASLGSPQNDEVKDRVANLTQLSSNIQQYEEENGDEASLDGFLEEVALMTDIDNYDNESDTVVMMTMHSAKGLEFPAVFLPGFEDGIFPGVQAIYDPVQIEEERRLAYVAITRAREELFILNAQSRMIFGSTNRNRPSRFLNEIPEELTEHTAARSWKQPQPGVVLPVSAKEVRAAAMESALHFGAPESAHAQKAPVFKPGDTVVHRAFGKGMILSTTPMGNDTLLEIAFDTKGTKKIMANFAHLKRA, encoded by the coding sequence ATGAACGAGCGGCAGCGGGAAGCTGTATTTTCTGTGAATGGCCCTCTGCTGGTACTGGCAGGTGCAGGCAGTGGCAAAACGACCGTTTTGGTGAACCGTATTGCAAATATTATTCGGTACGGCAGTGCCTATGCGGACGGTACGGCAGAACTGAACAATACAGATACCGAAGCTGTAAATGCTTTTTTGGCAGATGGCACACCGCTGCCAGACAGCACCCGGCAGCATTTGGCGGTCAATCCCAGTGCACCGTGGCAGATCTTGGCAATTACATTTACAAACAAAGCGGCAGGCGAGCTGAAGCAACGTCTGGTTGATATGCTGGGTGATGCAGGCAATGATGTTTGGGCAAGCACGTTTCATTCCTCCTGCGCACGTATGCTGCGCCAATATGGCGACCGCCTTGGTTACAGCACCCACTTTACCATTTACGATACGGATGATTCCAAGCGCCTGATGAAAAACTGCCTGAAAGAAATGAACGTGGACGAAAAAGTGCTGGCCTGCAAAACGGTGCTCAGCGAAATTTCCCACGCAAAGGACTCGCTGATTGGCCCGAAGGAATACGCGCAGTCCGCAGGTAACGACAATCGTTTGACAACGATTGCACAGGCATATCAGATGTATCAGCAGCGCCTGATGGAAGCAGACGCAATGGACTTTGATGACCTGATTATCAACACGGTAAAGCTGCTGGAGCAGAACAGTGACGTGCTGGCGTATTATCAGCGTAAGTTTCATTACATCATGGTGGATGAATATCAGGATACAAACCATGCACAGTATGTGATGATTAAGCTGCTTGCACAGAAAAGCGGAAATCTCTGTGTTGTCGGTGATGATGACCAGAGCATTTACAAGTTCCGCGGTGCCACGATTGAAAACATCATGAGTTTCGAAAGCACATTCCCCAACGCCAAGGTTATCCGTTTGGAGCAGAATTACCGCTCCACTAAGACAATTTTGGATGCGGCAAACGCGGTTATTTCCAACAATACCGAGCGCAAGGGGAAAACGCTGTGGACGGAAAATCCGCAGGGTGAGAAAATCCAGACGCATACTGCGCTGAATGAGCAGGACGAAGCCGATTACATTGGCAAGCAGATTCTGGACGGTGTGGAAAAGGGAAGAAAGTTCAGCGATTACGCGATTTTATACCGTATGAACACCCAGTCGAGCGCACTTGAAAAGAATTTTGTAAAGTCAGGCATTCCGTACCGCATTATCGGCGGCTTGCGCTTTTATGAGCGCAAGGAAATTCGCGACATGATTGCGTATTTGAGCGTTATCAACAATCCAAGCGATGAAATTCGCTTGCGCCGCATTATCAATCAGCCAAAGCGCAGCATTGGCGATAAAACACTTTCTGTTGCATCCGAAATTGCCGGTCAGATTCATGACAGCGTCTTTTACGTGATTGCCCACGCGGATGAATTTGAGCCGCTGAAGCGTACCGCACCAAAGCTGCTGCAGTTTGCCGAAATTATGCAGGGCTTTATGGCAATGAATGAAGATGAAAACAGCAGCTTGAGAGAGCTGTATGACGAAATCCTTTCCAAGACCGGTTACATTGCAAGTCTTGGCAGCCCGCAGAATGATGAAGTGAAAGACCGCGTAGCCAACCTGACGCAGTTGAGTTCCAACATTCAGCAGTACGAGGAAGAAAACGGCGATGAGGCTAGCTTGGATGGCTTCCTGGAGGAAGTCGCACTGATGACGGATATCGATAATTACGACAATGAATCGGACACCGTAGTCATGATGACCATGCATTCTGCAAAGGGGTTAGAGTTTCCGGCCGTATTCCTGCCGGGCTTTGAAGACGGTATTTTTCCGGGTGTGCAGGCGATTTATGACCCGGTACAGATTGAGGAAGAGCGCAGACTTGCATATGTGGCAATTACCCGTGCACGTGAGGAACTATTTATCCTGAATGCGCAGAGTCGTATGATTTTTGGTTCTACCAATCGGAATCGTCCCAGCCGTTTTCTGAACGAGATTCCGGAGGAATTGACGGAACATACCGCCGCCCGCAGCTGGAAGCAGCCGCAGCCCGGCGTGGTACTGCCGGTTTCCGCAAAGGAAGTGCGTGCAGCCGCAATGGAATCTGCGCTGCATTTTGGCGCGCCGGAGTCTGCTCACGCTCAGAAAGCACCTGTGTTTAAACCCGGCGATACCGTGGTACATAGGGCTTTCGGCAAGGGAATGATCCTTTCCACAACACCAATGGGAAATGACACCCTGCTGGAAATTGCTTTTGATACTAAGGGTACCAAAAAAATCATGGCAAACTTTGCCCATTTGAAACGGGCTTAA